Proteins co-encoded in one Pelobates fuscus isolate aPelFus1 chromosome 5, aPelFus1.pri, whole genome shotgun sequence genomic window:
- the KANK1 gene encoding KN motif and ankyrin repeat domain-containing protein 1 produces MQHSENVCGKEENVQNGENDKDTQVPYFLETPYGYQLDLDFLKYVEDIQKGNTIKKVAILKKRKLIPQFSGGNNPSKQDAVWPSTDSLSSSNSDENKQSPALIARRHTVSNSGRPSDFQVESPNFLSIPENKPLPPPSPQLPKHNFHVTKTLMETRRRLEQEKVIMQVASSFNDVRRPRLASFSGMGSTGSLSSYTGSTGNTLMTQQNGHQANGDYSAFFASSLGSSIRHSPLSSGVTTPVTNVSPMHLQNIREQMAVALKRLKELEEQVKTIPILQVKISVLQEEKRQLVSEIKSQKVSHQNDSTGFRKRSYSAGNVAGFESRSQVRSSGELHIDSDEEKESPEQNSHTLKEFRQLTAEMQALEKKIQDTSFEPCCEPTQSRDNKAKEKCYRSVAVGADENMNDIVIYHRSSKSQREACVGNEVELKSIGVGVTEDLLGVSTETEKEIELQQQTIEALKDKIYWLETDLKETTYAMEMTKLKHELQAAGSRKKADKAVMAQPLAFSKSVEAVVEMRDQITGDHVYVVDVCVGDCFQTSSIGVTCKPTLHHAAVGSDLPMNHWIVKEFVDTCDMGSGRDLVMSDDKALVDTGLWVEQNARHLDVKKTKLEIKEVRSIACGDCSVDVTIRPCLELFSRGMNTDFVSKVDSAITVSPWTVNQQTNTEMELTTQYTNTEVPSLVHTSTSMAMTMSSKQTNTETVELRSVAIGDGKVKDISALPKTRSIGICTSDSDFEITSSIPKTKDFGVGQINIADSFLIGVKLRSIAVGPSESISPSPDPKTVVVEEVISQEQASEVVQATESKSESSAALDHYIERVQKLLQEQQMLLAENYSELAETFGEPYSQIGSLNSQLISTLTSLNSVMKYGSNEELRSSDIQRHPMEMDSSEGVNHVSLTQVPFVSEYTTSSSRMIDIHHRSEVTQQEMLNMVQVTETISGQPADPMTRAGLKEEDHSSDIYVNTSSQNKLKSIMKRKDEKKESSNTKKNLQFVGINGGYETTSSDESSSDESSSTESDDEGEEEEVFNEDSAEIYSGIASRQKDFTGEEEKNQKDVEEKEPEKVEIRERYELSEKMLSACNLLKDAVDDPRALATKDVRLCLNTIQNEWFRVSSQKSAVPAMVEDYIGAFTELSPAVLRYIINMADGNGNTALHYSVSHSNFEIVKLLLDADVCNVNHQNKAGYTPIMLAALAAVEAPKDMRVVEELFGSGDVNAKASQAGQTALMLAVSHGRIDMVRALLVCGADVNIQDDEGSTALMCASEHGHVEIVKLLLGQPACNAALEDNDGSSALSIALDAGHKDIAVLLYAHVNFSKAQSPGTPRMGRKLPPSPTQRTPYDN; encoded by the exons GAAAGGAGGAAAATGTCCAGAATGGTGAAAATGACAAAGACACTCAAGTTCCATATTTTTTGGAGACTCCTTATGGTTATCAGCTAGATTTGGACTTTCTTAAATATGTGGAAGATATACAAAAGGGAAATACTATCAAGAAGGTGGCCATTTTAAAGAAACGCAAGTTAATTCCTCAGTTTTCGGGGGGGAACAATCCTTCCAAACAGGATGCTGTATGGCCTTCTACAGACTctctatcatcctcaaacagtgATGAAAATAAGCAGTCTCCTGCCCTAATAGCCAGGAGACATACCGTTTCAAACTCTGGAAGGCCCTCTGACTTTCAAGTAGAATCTCCAAATTTTCTTTCGATACCGGAGAATAAACCTCTGCCGCCTCCTTCTCCCCAACTCCCCAAACACAACTTTCATGTTACGAAAACTTTAATGGAAACTCGAAGGAGGCTAGAACAAGAAAAAGTAATCATGCAGGTTGCTTCATCCTTCAATGATGTACGTAGGCCTAGGCTTGCCAGTTTTAGTGGTATGGGCTCTACTGGTTCCCTGTCATCCTACACTGGGTCCACAGGAAACACGCTAATGACCCAGCAGAATGGACACCAAGCCAATGGGGATTACAGTGCCTTCTTTGCTTCATCTCTGGGAAGCTCTATCCGTCACAGCCCACTAAGTTCAGGGGTAACTACACCGGTTACCAATGTTAGCCCTATGCATCTTCAAAACATCAGGGAACAGATGGCTGTTGCACTTAAGCGTTTGAAAGAACTTGAAGAACAAGTAAAAACAATCCCCATACTTCAGGTAAAGATTTCAGTACTACAGGAAGAAAAAAGACAGCTTGTGTCTGAAATCAAAAGCCAAAAAGTAAGCCATCAGAATGATTCTACAGGGTTCCGCAAACGGTCTTATAGCGCAGGCAATGTTGCAGGTTTTGAAAGCCGTTCCCAGGTCAGATCTAGTGGGGAGTTGCACATAGACTCTGATGAAGAAAAGGAGTCACCAGAGCAGAATTCTCATACTCTTAAGGAATTCAGACAACTTACTGCTGAAATGCAAGCTTTGGAAAAGAAAATACAAGACACTAGTTTTGAGCCTTGCTGTGAACCtacccagagcagagacaacaaaGCGAAGGAAAAATGTTACAGGTCTGTTGCTGTAGGTGCCGATGAAAACATGAATGACATAGTTATATATCATAGGTCCTCAAAATCCCAAAGGGAGGCCTGTGTTGGAAATGAAGTAGAACTCAAAAGTATTGGGGTTGGGGTGACTGAGGATCTGCTTGGGGTGTCAACAGAAACAGAGAAAGAAATTGAACTTCAACAGCAAACAATTGAAGCACTTAAAGATAAAATCTACTGGCTAGAAACAGACTTAAAGGAAACAACATATGCTATGGAGATGACCAAATTAAAACATGAACTACAGGCAGCCGGCTCTAGGAAAAAAGCAGACAAAGCAGTAATGGCTCAGCCTTTAGCTTTCAGCAAGTCTGTGGAAGCTGTTGTAGAAATGAGGGACCAAATCACAGGAGATCATGTGTATGTTGTAGATGTTTGTGTTGGCGATTGTTTTCAGACGAGTAGTATTGGTGTTACGTGCAAACCTACCCTTCATCATGCAGCTGTAGGTTCTGACTTACCAATGAATCACTGGATTGTAAAAGAGTTTGTAGACACTTGTGACATGGGCTCTGGGAGGGATCTTGTAATGAGTGATGACAAAGCCCTCGTTGATACTGGGCTTTGGGTAGAGCAGAACGCAAGACACTTGGATGTTAAAAAGACAAAGCTGGAAATAAAAGAGGTGAGGTCTATAGCATGTGGAGATTGTTCTGTTGATGTTACTATTAGGCCCTGTTTAGAATTATTCTCGCGCGGTATGAATACAGACTTTGTGAGCAAAGTGGATTCTGCCATTACAGTTTCACCTTGGACAGTTAACCAGCAAACCAACACAGAAATGGAGTTAACAACTCAGTACACCAACACCGAAGTGCCAAGCCTTGTGCACACAAGCACAAGCATGGCTATGACTATGtccagcaaacaaacaaacactgaaaccGTGGAGCTGCGCTCAGTAGCTATAGGTGATGGCAAAGTGAAGGATATTAGTGCTTTACCAAAAACACGTTCAATTGGAATATGTACCTCGGATTCAGATTTTGAAATTACATCTTCAATACCCAAGACCAAAGATTTTGGGGTAGGGCAGATAAACATTGCAGATAGTTTTCTGATTGGTGTGAAGTTGCGAAGCATAGCAGTTGGCCCCAGTGAGTCTATTTCCCCCTCTCCTGATCCAAAGACTGTAGTTGTTGAAGAAGTTATCTCGCAGGAACAAGCGAGCGAGGTAGTACAGGCCACCGAGTCTAAATCTGAGTCTTCTGCTGCCTTAGATCATTATATTGAACGTGTGCAGAAGCTGCTTCAGGAGCAACAGATGCTTCTTGCAGAGAATTACAGTGAGCTGGCTGAGACCTTTGGGGAACCTTATTCACAGATTGGCTCATTAAATTCTCAACTCATCAGTACTCTGACTTCCCTTAACTCTGTCATGAAGTATGGGAGCAATGAAGAGCTAAGAAGTTCCGACATCCAAAGACACCCTATGGAGATGGACTCTTCGGAAG GAGTGAATCATGTTTCCCTTACACAAGTACCGTTCGTCAGTGAGTACACTACTAGTTCTTCCAGAATGATCGATATCCACCATAGATCTGAAGTCACACAACAGGAAATGCTTAACATGGTGCAAGTTACAGAGACGATCTCAGGTCAGCCAGCTGATCCTATGACTAGAGCTGGACTCAAAGAAGAAGACCATTCCTCAGATATTTATG TAAATACTAGCAGCCAGAATAAGCTTAAGTCCATCATGAAAAGAAAGGATGAGAAAAAAGAATCTTCAAACACCAAGAAAAATCTTCAGTTTGTTGGCATAAATGGAGG TTATGAAACTACATCTAGTGATGAGTCAAGTTCTGATGAAAGCTCATCAACCGAATCAGATGATGAAGGTGAAGAAGAGGAAGTCTTTAATGAGGATTCTGCTGAGATTTATAGCGGCATTGCAAGTAGGCAAAAAGATTTCACAGGGGAGGAAGAAAAAAATCAGAAGGATGTAGAAGAGAAAGAACCAGAAAAAGTAGAAATTAGAGAAAG ATATGAGTTAAGTGAAAAGATGTTATCGGCTTGCAATCTTCTGAAGGATGCAGTGGATGACCCAAGGGCGTTGGCAACCAAGGATGTG AGGCTTTGTTTAAACACCATACAAAACGAGTGGTTCCGGGTGTCCAGTCAGAAGTCTGCTGTCCCAGCAATGGTTGAAGATTACATTGGTGCTTTTACAGagctctcccctgcagtcttgaGGTACATCATCAACATGGCCGATGGCAATGGGAACACAGCCCTTCATTATAGTGTGTCACACTCCAACTTTGAGATTGTGAAATTGCTGCTGGATGCAG ATGTGTGCAATGTAAACCACCAGAACAAAGCTGGCTATACTCCCATCATGCTCGCTGCTCTGGCAGCTGTGGAAGCACCCAAGGACATGAGGGTAGTGGAAGAGCTGTTTGGTTCTGGGGATGTAAATGCCAAAGCCAGTCAG GCAGGTCAGACTGCTCTGATGCTTGCAGTGAGCCATGGAAGGATAGATATGGTAAGGGCTCTCCTGGTGTGTGGTGCAGATGTCAATATCCAGGATGATGAAGGATCAACAGCATTAATGTGTGCAAGTGAGCATGGACATGTGGAAATAGTCAAGCTGTTACTGGGCCAGCCTGCATGCAATGCTGCCTTGGAGGACAAT gaTGGCAGTTCAGCGCTGTCTATTGCTTTAGATGCTGGCCACAAAGATATAGCTGTTCTCCTCTATGCACATGTAAATTTTTCTAAAGCCCAATCACCA GGTACTCCTAGAATGGGGAGGAAGCTTCCACCAAGTCCTACACAGCGAACCCCATATGATAATTGA